GACGGCCCGTTCGTCGTAGTCAACTGCAGCGCCATTCCTGACACGCTGCTCGAAAGCGAGCTGTTCGGGTACGAGGAGGGCGCCTTCACAGGAGCGCGCAAGAAAGGCAAGCTAGGCCGGTTTGAACTTGCAGACAACGGCACGCTGTTTCTGGACGAGATCGGCGACATGCCCCTCCACTTGCAGGGGAAATTGCTGCGCGCGCTTGAGGACAGAATGATAGAACCGGTGGGAAGCGTCGAGTCGCGGCCCATAGATGTCCGCATAGTCGGGGCAACCAACAGAGACCTAGACGCAATGGTAGAGAGTCGCGAGTTTCGCAAAGACCTGTTCTATAGGCTTAACGTCGTCCCAATTTGGATGCCTCCTCTGAGAGAACGTAGAGAGGACATCCCAATGCTGGCGCGGTTCTTTCTAGACAAGCATTGCCGCACCACAGACAAGCGCATAACCGCCTTCAGTGACGAAGCACTCCGATGCATGTTAGCATATGAGTGGCCGGGCAACGTCCGCGAACTATCCAACAGCGTGGAGTACGCAGTGAACATCGAGTCTGAATCTACAGTGCAAACAACCAGCCTTCCGCAGAGAGTATGGGTCATCAGCAACACACCGCGACAAGGCGCCGTCGGCGACTCACAAGGCCTGGAAGAGCTGGAACGCAAGGCGATACTCGAAGCGCTCCAGCACCACGAGGGCGAACCGCACGCCAAGGAGAAGGCAGCCCGGGAACTCGGAATACATGTGACTACACTGTACAGAAAGCTTGCCAAGTACAGTCTGGCCTAGATATCATCCGCGGCCCGCGCCCGCAGCTCCTCAGCTCGCGTAGAGATCCTGAGCAACGTCTTCCATGCCCAGCTCCGAGAGCCTCTCCTTCGACGGGCGCCCGTCTTCATGCGACCAACGCATGGCATCGAGATACTCGGACAGGATCAAGTCTGAGTCGACCGAGAATCCGGCCGTGGGGCCTCCCTCCAGCGGAGGGGTTCCAAGGATCCGTGGCGGGAAATGCGTTTTTACCAGGTTCACTCCTTCACGGACATTGAAGGCTTGCCTCATGTTCGAGATACGCTCACCGATCTCAATCGCTTCCGGCACTCCCGTCGCCATCCCTGTGACGGCAGATAGGAACTCAGGCACGCAATCCACGTTGGTGGAGAGGTATCCGAACAGGCATACACCCGCGCAGTTGGCCACGTTGCAGAGGCATTCAAGAGACTTGAGCTGGGCGCCTCTACCTGCTTGGCGCTCGCGGTCGGCCCCATAGCCGGGGATCTCATCATCAAAGGCGGGCGGTTTGCAGAACTGAGACGCCTGTATGTGCTTGCCGGGAAACATCCGGTATATGACGCTCATAGCGGGCTCGTATCTCGGGTCATGCATGGCTATTGCCTCGCCTTGCACGTGAATCGCAAATGACTCGGCGCCCTTGCCTATGGCCTTCGCTGCCCTCTCAGGTCCCATAGACAGGACTTCACCCAGTCCGCGGCCCAGCGCAATGTCCTCTGTGAGTTTCACAACAGCGTCGGGGTTGCCCCATGATAGGTCAAGGCCTCCGGCATCCTCCGCGCTGATGAGGCCCTTTTCGTATGCCTCCATGGCAAACGCCACCATCGATCCAGTCCCAATCGTGT
This sequence is a window from Clostridia bacterium. Protein-coding genes within it:
- a CDS encoding sigma 54-interacting transcriptional regulator; the protein is DGPFVVVNCSAIPDTLLESELFGYEEGAFTGARKKGKLGRFELADNGTLFLDEIGDMPLHLQGKLLRALEDRMIEPVGSVESRPIDVRIVGATNRDLDAMVESREFRKDLFYRLNVVPIWMPPLRERREDIPMLARFFLDKHCRTTDKRITAFSDEALRCMLAYEWPGNVRELSNSVEYAVNIESESTVQTTSLPQRVWVISNTPRQGAVGDSQGLEELERKAILEALQHHEGEPHAKEKAARELGIHVTTLYRKLAKYSLA